The following DNA comes from Polyangia bacterium.
TCTGGAAACGCTGCTGGAGGGCGACGCGCCGGCGGCGGCGCTGGAGCGGGCCGGCCTGCGCGACGTGCAGATGACCGTCGAGCGCTGGGAGCTGCTGTTCAAGAGTGCGCGCGAGTTTTTCTTCGCCCCGGTGATCGAGCTTTTGCCGCTGGCGCGGTGGAAGGCCATCGCCGGCCGCGGCGACGAGATGCAGGATATTTTCTTCTTCATCAAAGAAGCGATCGACGCATACTTCGCCGGCGGCGTCTTCGCGGTCAGCGTGGTCGCCGGTTGCGTGACAGGAACCAAGGTCTGAGCATCGTCGTGAGCCAGTCGGAATTGGAACTGCGCCAGCGCTACCAGACGTTGGTGCGCGAGCTGTCGGAGCACGATCGCCGGTACTACGTCGAGATGGCGCCGGTGGTCTCGGACGCCGAGTACGATCGTCTGTACCGCGAGCTGCGGTCCCTCGAGGCGGCCCACGCCGACTGGATCAGCGCCGATTCCCCCACCCAGCGCGTGGCGCCGGCGCCCGTCACCGCGTTTCCCAAGGTGGTGCGCGCGGTGCCCATGCTGTCCTTGGACAACGCCTACAGCGAAGGCGAGCTGCGCGAGTTTTACGACCGGGTGATAAAAGGCTTGCACGGCGAGACGCCGGCCTTCGTCGTCGAGCCGAAGATCGACGGCATCGGGATCGAGCTGACCTACGACGGCGGGCGGTTCACGCTGGGCGCCACCCGTGGCGACGGGCGGGTGGGCGAGGAGATCACCGCCAACCTGCGCACGGTGCGCTCGCTGCCGCTGACGCTGCGCCAGCCGGTGTCGCTCACCGTGCGCGGCGAGGTGTTCATGGACAAGGCGGACTTTGCCGCCATCAACCAGGAACGCGCGCTGGCCGGCGAGGAGCTGTGGAAGAACGCCCGCAACTTCACCGGCGGAACGCTGAAGCTGCTGGATCCGCGCCTCTGCGCCACCCGCCCCTTGCGCGTGACCTTGTATGAAGTGGTGAACGGCGAGGCGGTCAAGGCGCTGCACTCGGAGAGCCTGGCCTGGATGCGCGAACTCGGTCTGCCGACGTCGCCCGATGTTTCGCTGGTCAGCGCGTGGGAGACGCTGGCGTCGACGGTGGCGGCGTGGGCCACGCGCAAAAGCACGCTGCCATACGAAGCGGACGGGCTGGTGGCGAAGGTTGATTCGTTCGCCCAGCGCCGGCTGCTGGGGTTCACCGCGAAGTTTCCGCGCTGGGCGGCGGCCTACAAGTTTCCGGCCCTGCGCGCGCAGACCCGGGTGCGCGGCATCGAGGTCAACGTCGGCCGCACCGGCGCCATCACGCCCGTCGCCGAGCTGGATCCGGTCGAGCTGTCGGGGACCACCGTCAAGCGCGCCTCGTTGTTCAACTGGGACGAGGTGCGCCGTTTGGACGTACACATCGGCGATCAGGTGATCGTGGAAAAAGCCGGCGAGATCATCCCGCAGGTGATCGAGGTGGTGACAGGCGCCCGCACCGGCGACGAAAAGCCGGTGGTGGTCCCCGACGTCTGTCCGAGCTGCGGATCGCCTCTGGTCAAGCGCGAGGACGAGGTGATCCTGCGCTGCGAGAACGCGGGGTGCCCCGACCAGCGCTGGAAGGCGGTGCAGTTCTTCGCCCATCGCGGCGCCATGAACATCGACGGCGTCGGCGAGATGCTGGCGCAGGAGTTGGTCCGCAAGGGGCTGGTGCAGGACGCCGCCGATCTGTTCGCCCTCACCGTCGACAAGCTGGTGCCGCCCGCCGATGCAGCGGACGCCGTGCGCATCGATCGCATGGCCAAGAAATCAGCGGAGAATTTGATCGCCGCCATCACGCGGGCGAAGGAGACCGCCACCCTGTCGCGCCTGCTGATCGGTCTCGGCATCCCGCACGTCGGAACGGTGGCGGCGCAGGCCATCGCGGCGCGCTTTGGATCGCTGCAAGCGTTCGCCGAATCGTCAGGCGAAGAGCGCCGGCAGATGGTGGCGGCCATCGACGGCGTGGGCGAGGTGATCGCCCAGGCGGTGGGCGCGTACATGGACGATCCAACGCACGTGGCGTTGATCGCCCGCCTGCGCGAACGCGGCGTCTCGCCGACCGAGCCGGTGGCGGCGGTGGTCAGCGACGGACCGCTGGCCGGCAAGCGGGTGTGCGTGACCGGCAAGCTGACGCGCGCCCGCAGCGATATTCAGAAAGACATCGAAGCGGCGGGCGGCAAGTTCGTCACCACGGTCGGCAAGACCACCGACATTCTGGTGGCCGGCGAAGACGTCGGCAAATCGAAGCTGGACGCTGCCCGCAAACTGGGAACGCAGATCGTCGATGAGGCTGGCCTCGACGCCATCCTGCACGGCGCGTCTGCCCCGGCGCCGGCCTCCGATCAACCGGCCGGCTGAATCGCCGCCGGTTCGTCAGTGAACCGTTTCGTTGGTCGTCGGTTCGTCGTCGGTGTACATGCGCACCGTCTCGAACAGCTTGTCCAAAGCCAGCGGCTTG
Coding sequences within:
- the ligA gene encoding NAD-dependent DNA ligase LigA; translation: MSQSELELRQRYQTLVRELSEHDRRYYVEMAPVVSDAEYDRLYRELRSLEAAHADWISADSPTQRVAPAPVTAFPKVVRAVPMLSLDNAYSEGELREFYDRVIKGLHGETPAFVVEPKIDGIGIELTYDGGRFTLGATRGDGRVGEEITANLRTVRSLPLTLRQPVSLTVRGEVFMDKADFAAINQERALAGEELWKNARNFTGGTLKLLDPRLCATRPLRVTLYEVVNGEAVKALHSESLAWMRELGLPTSPDVSLVSAWETLASTVAAWATRKSTLPYEADGLVAKVDSFAQRRLLGFTAKFPRWAAAYKFPALRAQTRVRGIEVNVGRTGAITPVAELDPVELSGTTVKRASLFNWDEVRRLDVHIGDQVIVEKAGEIIPQVIEVVTGARTGDEKPVVVPDVCPSCGSPLVKREDEVILRCENAGCPDQRWKAVQFFAHRGAMNIDGVGEMLAQELVRKGLVQDAADLFALTVDKLVPPADAADAVRIDRMAKKSAENLIAAITRAKETATLSRLLIGLGIPHVGTVAAQAIAARFGSLQAFAESSGEERRQMVAAIDGVGEVIAQAVGAYMDDPTHVALIARLRERGVSPTEPVAAVVSDGPLAGKRVCVTGKLTRARSDIQKDIEAAGGKFVTTVGKTTDILVAGEDVGKSKLDAARKLGTQIVDEAGLDAILHGASAPAPASDQPAG